From the Acidicapsa ligni genome, one window contains:
- the cysS gene encoding cysteine--tRNA ligase codes for MTFRLFNTLSGQLDELAPADGAELRMYACGPTVYDYGHIGNFRTFLQVDVLRRFLHLRGIKVRHVMNITDVDDKIIRNAAAAGLSIGEYTPRFEQAFLDDLDSLRVERPEILSKATEHIPQMVTLIERLAAVDAAYKTEDGSWYFRLAAFPEYGKLSKKDLEGITDGARVDVDEYEKDSARDFALWKASKPGETSWETAIGTGRPGWHLECSAMAMKYLGESFDLHAGGEDLMFPHHENEIAQSESVTHKPLARHWMHVRFLLVDGRKMSKSENNFYTLRDLLLKGYKASAIRLALISVPYRHQLNFTFEGLTEATNAIDRLRTFVARLNQANLAEGTTEALQAAAHKAETDYLAALGNDLNTAEARAPIFDMVRTVNSVLDRLATDAGSIRAGDRASVLAVLDKFDAVFAVIADHDAAPTKAALDWAEEQGLLEKVAPELLVRQGLSDEEIDGLIAERNVARKQRNFRRSDEIRDELAAKGVIIEDSKDGVRWKRK; via the coding sequence ATGACTTTTCGTCTCTTTAATACCCTGAGTGGACAACTGGATGAGTTGGCCCCGGCAGATGGCGCAGAACTGCGGATGTACGCCTGCGGGCCGACGGTCTATGACTACGGCCACATCGGAAATTTTCGTACATTTTTACAGGTAGATGTGCTCCGCCGGTTTCTGCACCTGCGCGGCATTAAAGTCCGCCACGTAATGAACATTACCGACGTGGACGACAAAATTATCCGCAACGCAGCGGCTGCCGGGCTCTCGATTGGTGAGTACACCCCCAGGTTTGAGCAGGCATTTCTGGACGATCTGGATTCGCTGCGCGTAGAGCGGCCCGAAATATTATCCAAGGCTACGGAACACATTCCACAGATGGTTACGCTGATAGAGCGGCTTGCGGCAGTGGACGCGGCATACAAGACTGAAGATGGATCGTGGTATTTCCGGCTGGCTGCTTTTCCTGAATACGGCAAGCTGAGCAAGAAGGATCTCGAAGGCATCACCGACGGCGCGCGCGTTGACGTGGATGAGTACGAGAAGGATTCCGCCCGGGATTTTGCCCTGTGGAAAGCCTCCAAACCAGGCGAAACCAGTTGGGAGACCGCCATCGGCACCGGTCGGCCGGGCTGGCATCTGGAGTGTTCCGCGATGGCGATGAAGTATCTCGGCGAGAGCTTCGATCTGCATGCCGGGGGCGAAGACCTGATGTTCCCACATCACGAAAACGAAATTGCGCAGTCCGAGTCCGTGACCCACAAGCCCCTCGCCCGGCACTGGATGCATGTGCGTTTTCTGCTGGTCGATGGACGCAAAATGTCCAAGTCGGAGAACAATTTCTATACCCTGCGCGACCTGTTGTTGAAGGGCTACAAAGCCTCCGCGATCCGGCTGGCGCTGATCTCCGTACCCTATCGTCACCAGTTGAACTTCACCTTCGAGGGCCTGACGGAAGCGACGAACGCAATTGATCGCCTGCGTACTTTCGTGGCCAGGCTGAACCAGGCAAATCTCGCCGAGGGTACAACCGAGGCGCTGCAAGCCGCGGCCCATAAGGCTGAGACGGATTATCTGGCAGCACTGGGCAATGACCTGAACACCGCCGAGGCGCGCGCGCCTATTTTCGACATGGTGCGGACTGTAAACTCGGTGCTCGATCGACTGGCAACGGATGCCGGTTCCATCCGGGCCGGGGATCGCGCCAGCGTTCTGGCGGTACTCGACAAGTTCGACGCCGTGTTCGCGGTGATTGCCGACCACGACGCAGCGCCGACCAAAGCCGCGTTGGACTGGGCCGAGGAGCAGGGCCTGCTCGAAAAAGTCGCGCCTGAGCTGCTGGTGCGGCAGGGCTTGTCCGATGAGGAGATCGACGGATTGATCGCCGAGCGAAATGTAGCGCGCAAGCAGCGCAATTTCCGGCGTTCCGATGAAATTCGCGACGAACTGGCAGCCAAGGGCGTTATCATCGAGGACTCGAAGGACGGGGTTCGCTGGAAGCGCAAGTAG
- a CDS encoding DUF4337 domain-containing protein has protein sequence MEANEAMELKEHAEGGANEAAMRPVAFTMSVLAVLVAITTVLGHRTHTEAVLTQNKATDQWNLYQAKKIRANNTALITDLLSVVTVADKATEQKIVKGYSDHQAKWVDDLKEEQEKAEGLETKVEHAEARADRFDLGEALLEIALVVSSITLLTRNRMYWLLGLVFGVLGILSACSVLLLK, from the coding sequence ATGGAAGCCAATGAAGCAATGGAGCTGAAAGAGCACGCAGAGGGCGGCGCGAACGAAGCAGCGATGCGCCCCGTAGCATTCACCATGAGCGTCCTGGCTGTGCTGGTGGCGATCACCACAGTGCTCGGGCATCGCACCCATACCGAAGCCGTGCTGACCCAGAACAAGGCCACCGACCAGTGGAATCTGTATCAGGCAAAGAAGATTCGCGCGAATAATACCGCCCTGATCACGGATCTGCTATCCGTTGTGACCGTTGCGGACAAGGCCACCGAGCAGAAGATCGTCAAAGGCTACTCCGACCACCAGGCAAAGTGGGTTGATGATCTGAAGGAAGAGCAGGAAAAAGCCGAGGGTCTGGAGACCAAAGTGGAGCACGCCGAGGCACGGGCCGATCGCTTCGACCTGGGCGAGGCTCTCCTGGAGATTGCGCTCGTGGTTTCGTCCATCACTCTGCTCACGCGCAATCGCATGTACTGGCTGCTGGGGCTGGTCTTCGGAGTACTGGGAATCCTCTCCGCCTGTTCGGTACTGTTGCTCAAATAG